The following coding sequences are from one Planctomycetaceae bacterium window:
- a CDS encoding PEP-CTERM sorting domain-containing protein (PEP-CTERM proteins occur, often in large numbers, in the proteomes of bacteria that also encode an exosortase, a predicted intramembrane cysteine proteinase. The presence of a PEP-CTERM domain at a protein's C-terminus predicts cleavage within the sorting domain, followed by covalent anchoring to some some component of the (usually Gram-negative) cell surface. Many PEP-CTERM proteins exhibit an unusual sequence composition that includes large numbers of potential glycosylation sites. Expression of one such protein has been shown restore the ability of a bacterium to form floc, a type of biofilm.) — MKKSNFLLAVLIISCMASMSFGVSAFFRDDLSEATDDYHWSDTTAWYLINDVGSPALGRVPLITDTVFLYFQRETVVNSDAFCNSLFVGYWNEGAKLTLAPGDYTLKVNSQLLGGRSGTGNVITQNGGTFRADVGVRLGYDTAETVYNMNAGTLTTAGAGVVTRGIVVGTGGDSLKDGSSTTFNQTGGTVTTGELAVGKAGTTGIYNLTGGTINGIYWSTNFKIGAIGSAKASIKSEFNLGNAVSTGTITGSADASLYIDCRNSSLNGWGVIQAGSKTSTASRLFNDGTIKADGFGIDRTLDVSNYNRVVSNSGVSGAVNTGTNGYYAVNHGKLLLPSVTVAAGNGAYNWGEDAARSVTSLVNSVRVTFTNASEGSLDIALLANDRTDVVAYDGKTFIGIWSFAQMTFDNANIAFRYDEALAAGLGIDEESLNIFKLEGTNWVALASTVDSINNRITANVDEFSVFAVGVPEPATVILLGLGLSLLGRKRK, encoded by the coding sequence ATGAAGAAGTCAAATTTTTTACTCGCGGTTTTAATCATTTCTTGCATGGCATCCATGTCTTTTGGTGTGTCGGCCTTTTTTAGAGATGACCTTTCAGAAGCTACTGATGACTATCACTGGTCGGACACAACAGCCTGGTACCTTATTAACGATGTTGGATCTCCTGCCCTTGGTCGCGTACCGCTTATAACTGATACTGTTTTCCTGTATTTTCAAAGAGAAACAGTTGTCAACAGTGATGCTTTCTGTAACTCCTTATTCGTTGGATACTGGAATGAAGGTGCAAAGCTGACCCTGGCGCCGGGCGATTACACTTTAAAAGTGAACAGCCAATTGTTAGGCGGCCGCAGCGGAACTGGCAACGTAATCACTCAAAATGGCGGCACCTTTAGAGCTGATGTCGGTGTTCGCCTTGGTTATGATACCGCAGAGACAGTTTACAATATGAACGCTGGTACACTTACCACTGCCGGTGCTGGTGTTGTGACAAGAGGTATTGTAGTTGGAACCGGTGGTGATAGCTTGAAAGATGGCTCATCCACAACATTCAATCAGACCGGCGGCACAGTAACAACCGGCGAGCTTGCTGTTGGTAAAGCCGGCACGACTGGTATTTACAATCTCACAGGCGGAACGATTAATGGGATTTATTGGAGCACTAACTTTAAGATTGGTGCAATTGGTTCTGCTAAAGCGTCAATAAAATCCGAATTTAATTTGGGCAATGCCGTCAGTACTGGAACAATTACCGGTTCTGCAGATGCAAGTCTGTATATCGATTGCCGCAACTCGTCCCTGAATGGTTGGGGTGTTATACAGGCAGGCAGCAAGACGAGCACCGCAAGCAGGCTGTTCAATGATGGCACGATTAAGGCTGATGGTTTTGGCATTGACCGTACTTTAGATGTTTCAAACTACAACAGAGTTGTTTCAAATTCCGGCGTTTCCGGAGCTGTCAATACAGGCACAAATGGATACTATGCCGTTAATCATGGCAAACTTCTTTTACCCAGCGTTACAGTGGCTGCCGGCAACGGCGCTTACAATTGGGGTGAAGATGCCGCACGCAGCGTAACCAGTCTTGTAAACAGTGTACGCGTAACTTTCACAAATGCTTCAGAAGGTTCTTTGGATATAGCGTTGTTGGCGAATGACCGCACAGATGTTGTCGCTTATGATGGCAAAACTTTCATAGGCATTTGGAGTTTTGCACAAATGACATTTGATAATGCGAATATTGCTTTCAGATATGATGAAGCATTGGCAGCCGGACTTGGAATTGATGAAGAATCACTCAATATTTTCAAACTTGAAGGTACTAACTGGGTTGCTCTTGCGAGTACAGTTGATTCAATTAACAATCGTATAACCGCAAATGTTGACGAGTTTTCAGTTTTTGCAGTAGGTGTTCCAGAGCCTGCAACCGTTATTCTTTTGGGACTTGGTCTTTCACTTCTTGGAAGAAAGCGTAAATAA